The genome window CGAGAAGAATTCGTAGTCCTTTGCTGACACAATAATTGATCTAAGTCCTCCAATGGGTGATAGAACCATCAGTAATACACCCAGTACAATGCATATCTGACATGGATACCAAACAAGCTTAATGTTAAACATGGCATGTATTTGGCATGCTCATAAACCACTGCCGAGGTTATTACTTGTTACTTACCCAGTTTATGAACCAAGTTAAGCTGAATCTTTTGGGTTTGCAGATTATAAGCCAAATGATGCATGGAAGCTGCAAAAGCAagaaatttttataacattgtatttttttataatgatggtttagagtttaaggttttaaatatGAGGAAGTTCgaaataattacataatatgATGTAGGAGCGAATGCAAACCCTCCAAAGAAACTGAGAAGACCTCCAAAGAATGGGAAGCAAATGGCAATAACCATTGTGAATGCTGCAACAAACAAGATCATAAATCATGGTAAAAGAGAACTAGATTTTGATTAGGAGAAAATGGGAGTTTGAGTTGGGATTATTTACCAACATATAGAGTGCGACTAATTAAACGAAGCCTTAAACAAGGTCTGAAACGCAATTCCTTTACCATATAACTCTCCATCATGTCAAACACTGGCATTGCAAATATCTGCATAGGTTTTTTTATCATATCATAGTGTCAAAACCCGAACCCGAAATCACCCAACTATATGTGTAGTTGTACCTGATAGCTGCCAATGACATGGATGACGACGAAGATGTTAGCTGTAGCAATGAGCCCAGTGGGGTTCTCTAATGTTAAGAGGATGTTGTCATTAACACTGTTTCCAAATGCCCAGTAACCAATAAAAGCAACCGGTAAGTAGCAAATTGCCACTATTAGATATGCAACAATCACACCTTTCCACATTGGACCTTTTGAAGGTTTTTCAGGAGTTGATGGCATTGTTGCTTGGATTTCCAATACCACATTATGACCCGCGTACGCAAAGGCTATTTCACCCAATCCGGCAAGGAAGTCGAATACTTTACCAGGGTTGgatgtggacttgtatgagtaGTCGACATTCGGTTGAACACCCTTTCCAATCGAAGCTGCCCAAGCAATGGTAGAATAGCTGCATAGAAAGAACATTCGATTAAATGGAACATCAGACATACTGTAAATGTCCGCTTCCGAGCGTTTTACCTCAGTGACATGACTGCAGCGGCCAGTGAGACACCAGATATGGAGTTGAAGTTTGGGAGATGGGAAAGGACGAAGTGAACCGAAGCGAAAATCATGATGAAATATGTTTGTCTTATTTCCTTGCAGTTAGGACAGACCAGATCATGGAACTTCTTCAACGATTGGCCTCCCGTCACCATGTAGACAATGTCGGAACTAACGTCTACGGTTAATTGCTGAGGTATGATGATCCATAGCCCGAGCTTTTCACCGAATGCATACTGGCCTAACTCATGGTACCTATCGAAACGCTTACCGGGTATCATCTCATGCATTTCCACCATTTGCCAAATGGTGTATAATGTTACAACCCATGATAAAAGCATTATAGTAACCCCAGGACCCCTGCAAATTCATCATAGTCAAGAATGAACACAGTGTAGACTGTGGGATTAATGTACAAATTTTGGGAACTTACCATCCAAGCTGTGACATGGCATAAGGAAGGCTAAGAACACCAGCTCCAACCATTGCGGTGACATTGTGAAAAGCTGAATACCACCATTTAGCATTCCTATTAGAAGTGACGGGGAGCCATTCATTGATGGCCCTCTCACGTTCGCTTTCTGATCCTTCATACaccatctttttttctttttctttttttctctcagtTGTGGTTAAGGAATTGGGAACAAATCTG of Gossypium raimondii isolate GPD5lz chromosome 3, ASM2569854v1, whole genome shotgun sequence contains these proteins:
- the LOC105796192 gene encoding lysine histidine transporter 2, which translates into the protein MVGAGVLSLPYAMSQLGWGPGVTIMLLSWVVTLYTIWQMVEMHEMIPGKRFDRYHELGQYAFGEKLGLWIIIPQQLTVDVSSDIVYMVTGGQSLKKFHDLVCPNCKEIRQTYFIMIFASVHFVLSHLPNFNSISGVSLAAAVMSLSYSTIAWAASIGKGVQPNVDYSYKSTSNPGKVFDFLAGLGEIAFAYAGHNVVLEIQATMPSTPEKPSKGPMWKGVIVAYLIVAICYLPVAFIGYWAFGNSVNDNILLTLENPTGLIATANIFVVIHVIGSYQIFAMPVFDMMESYMVKELRFRPCLRLRLISRTLYVAFTMVIAICFPFFGGLLSFFGGFAFAPTSYYLPCIIWLIICKPKRFSLTWFINWICIVLGVLLMVLSPIGGLRSIIVSAKDYEFFS